The bacterium genome includes the window TGACGGACGGCGGAACCAATATGGATCCGGCGGTTAGGGTGACCGACACCGGCGGCCCGCTGCCCGGATTCGACATCTACACCTGGACGGACAGCCTGACGATCGTTTCGGGTTACCTGATCGTCAATGACGGCGCGACCACGCAATGCAACACGATTCAGGCTGACCTGCTGGCGCAAATGGGCAAGCAGTGCACGATTGTTTCATCGTCAGCCGTGACTCTTGCGCAGATGAACGGCTATTCGGTTGTCATCTGGGTTTGCCCCTACACCGGCAACTTCCCGATTGACAGCACTGAAGCCACCAAGATAATCGGCTACATGAGCGGCGGCACGTCGCCGAGGCGTAACCTCATGTTGTTCACCACTTACATGTACAGCGCCACTTCCAGCCTGACTACGGATCAGCAAAACGTGATGCGTCGGTGCGTGGGCATCAACGACCCGTACGGCTACTTCTACTATCCGTCACTCTTCACGACTTCCTACAACTACGGCTCGCCCACCTACATTCCGTGGCTCTCTCCGTACTACTGGCCGAGCGGCGCCGGCACCGGCGCTGGCGACGGCCCGGCGGGGCTTTGCTACGGAATTCCTCCGGGCGGCACCAGCACAAATTACCTAGCCTACATCTACGTCTACTCGCTGTATCAGCAGCCAGGATTCCTGAACTGGGGTCCGATCGCTTACACCTGGACTCCGGGCGCGTATCCTTACTGGAACAGCATCTACACCAGTTACGCAAGCATCAGCCGTTACACTTACAGCGGCTGGACTCCGAACAACTGCGTGTGGGTCGGCACCGGCAACTGGGAAACTCGCCAGACCGACGAGCGGAGGAAGTTCCTCCACAACGCGCTTTACAGGATGAACGGGAACTCGATTCCCAACTAATTCTGTTAAACGTTTGAATTCAAAGACCCGGGGCTTCGGCCCCGGGTTTTTTTTTACAAACCGCGATGTATAATCCGCCGGTGCAAAGCCGGGTTCGTTTTTTGTCCATCGCTTCCAGTTCAAGCGGAAACGCGCACGCGCTTGACACCGGGCGGGAGCTTCTGCTGATCGATTGCGGAATTTCGCCGAAAAAAATAACCGCAGGACTGACCGCGATTAACAGGCGGCCGGAGGAGATATCGCACATTCTAATTTCGCATTGCCATTCCGACCACATCGGCGGCCTGTTCAGCCTTCTTAAGAAGTATTCAATTCATGTTTTCGGGCCGGCGCCGCTGGGGCCGGCAGTCAAGGCGATTGGCGCCAAATTTACGCCGCTTGCGGCAGGCATGCAGCAATTGAACGGTTTCCGTTTGACCGCGTTCAACGTTTCCCACGATATGGAGCCTACGTTCGGCTTCAGAATGGAGGCGCGCGGAAAAACAATCAGCTACGCGAACGATCTTGGATGCTGGGATGAGGGGGTTCTTGAGGGAATCGAGGGCTGCGATTTGCTTGTCTGGGAGGCAAATCACGACGAGGGGATGCTTCGGGAGAGCAGCTATCCGGAGGCGATTAAGCGCAGAATCGCCGGTCCGAAGGGCCACCTTTCAAATCGGCAATCGGTGGTCGGAATCGCTTCGCTTGCACGGCTTCCGAACAAGCTGGTTGTCGGTCATTTATCCAAGGAAAACAACAGCGTCACAAGGGTGGAGGACGCTTTCTCGGCCGCCCATATAGACAAACATCTGGAATTAACTGTGCTCGATCCGCTGGGCGGCGGGGCAAATGTAGAGCTATGAGCGGCGGTTTGGACACGGGCAACACGGCGGCCGAGGAAAGGGTTGGCGCGGCTCCAAGCGTTCTTTTCAGGATGCTTGCGCCCTTTATTTTTTTATGGGCAGCGTGGCTGGCGTTGTCGGAGCTCGTCAGGATTTTGTTCGCGGATTGGAAGGGGGCGGCCGCCGGGGACTTTGCCTTATTTCTGCTTTGCGGCGCCGCGTATATAAGCATTGCCACCGCGTCAACGGCCTGGTTCATAATCGAAGAGCGCAGGTCGCCGGCTGCAGCGGCAAGAACGCGCAGATTTCTTTTGATTTCTTGCGGACTGCTTATGGTATTGCTGGTGGCGTACACCAGAGTCATCGGCCGATTGGAGCCGGTTGCGGCGAATATCGGCACGGCGAACCTGCTTACGATCGCGATACTGCTCGGGACGTGGATTGTGGCGCCTTTGAAGCGCGCGTCCGAACTTGTGCCTGTGGCCATTGTGATGACGCTTGCGGACGTTTACAGCGTATTCATGGGGCCTTCCTCGAAGATCGCGGAGAGTTTGGGAAAGTTTTACCGCGGCGGTATGGCAGGTCCTCCGCCGCCGGCGGATTTCCTGCTTGTCAAATTGATTCTGCCGGGTTCAGCGGTTCCTGCGCCCGCCTTCGGAGTAGCGGATTGGATTTTCGTCGCCTTTTTGACCGCTGCGGCAGCCAGATTCGGCTTTGATGACAATCTGATCGGTCCGGGGCTCTTCGAGCTGGAGCGCAAACGGCTTAGGCCGTTCGTACTGCCCGTAGCTGCGCTTGCGCTTTTCGCCGCGGTCGCGGCCGCGAATGTGCTCGGCTATCCGATCCCGGCTCTCCCGATCGTAGCCGGCGCATTCATGAGTTATGTATTGGTGAAATATCCCGATGCGAGGAGGCTGACCAAATCGGACTGGATTGCGACCGCTGCATTTTCGGGTGCATTACTTGCTTTGATGGCCTTGGGGAAATTCGTCAAATAACTTGCCGGGAGGGTTTCCGCCTTGTCACGGAATGTCAAATGGAACCCTTCCCCGGCAGAGCGGTCTAATATCTCTGCGCGCTGCTTGCAGCCTTGAAAGCAAATAAGCTAAGATTGGCATGGATTCTGCGCGCATCGCGGCGATTAACTCGCGGCATAAACGGGTAGAATTCAATGTCATGAACGGATTTTCGAGTCCGGGGGTTTGTATGAGAGCACGAAAGCTCGGCTTTACGCTGATCGAAATGCTCGTTGTTATGCTCATCGTGGGCGGCCTTCTGGCCATCGCGTTGCGCGGCCTGATCGGGAGCAAAGCCGAGCGCGAGCTTGCGGGCTCCGTCGACACGTTCGCAAGCGATCTGCGCTGGGCGCGCAGCCAGGCGGAAAAAACGGGCAACATGGTTTACGTTGCCTTTCTTTACGAATTCGATCCGAATCAAATCGAGCCGCCGTTCGGCCTGACCGCGAACGACGAAGTATGGGGCACCGGAGAAGCGGTTGCTCCTGACAACCCCGGGGTTAGGCGCGTTTGCAAGGGTTACATTATTGTGGAAGCGCGGCCGCGATTCCACACGGGCCCCCCGGATGCTTCGATTAGAAGCAACGCGGCAAATTCGATCCAATACACATACAGTCAATGGGGGACTCCGACCGCGGACGGAATCCAGTATGCCAAGCCTGCGGGAGTGCCCTACACCTATCGCGATTATCTTGGCGACCTGTGGATGGCCACCCAGGGCTATCCGGGAACCTACCGCGCCCCGCTTGAGCCGGTGTATCCGAGGGACGATGCGGCGACGAACCTGCTTCTGTCCAACAACTCGCTTGCGAGGGATGATTACAACATCAACAGGGAATCGGTGCCCAGGATTTTCTATCCGTTCATGCTCTACGGGGATGCGAGCAGCGGCACTACTTACCAGGTTTCCAGCGGTTATGTCGGCGACGACTATAACGCCGCGATTGCCACAAACGACCTGGCCTTTTTCCGAAGCCCGGATGTTCAAGCTTGCAAGGTGTTCGACACCGGCAATCGCGATGAAATCCTGGAATACAACGCGGATTATTCATCCGAGGTTAAAACCGTTATCGACGGTTCCAACACCTATCAGGTGGAGGATCAGAAGTTCGACATCGGCATCGACCATCCAAGGATGAAAGACCAGATAGTTGACCATATCGTGATTCTCGAAAGGCGATTGGGCGAGCACGTATTCCTGGTCAACCCGCACAAGGCAAAATTTTTGGTCAAGCATTACGGAAATCCGTCCGTTGACGGAGTTTACGAGGATTTTCAATTTCTGCAATTCCTTATCGCGATTGATCCGCAGGGAAGAGCCACTCTTCGCGAATGGGGTTACCGCCCCGAGGCTTTTCCGCCGTCCTCTCCGCAGGACAACGCGGATTTGGTGCATGGAAGCGTGCTGTTGAGAAGCGGCATTCCCATGGTCAGGTCGGTATTCATGGTTACGGATGAATGCCTGGATCTGGAGGGCGCCACGGCCCAAATCGCAAAGAACGCCGCGTCCAATCGGGAAGGCAACGGAAGGGTTTATTCCTACTGGCCGTTGTCCGGTAAGTATTACATTGACTCTTACACTCCGAACGATCGTCAGTTTTTCATTCCGGACAACGATGCGAGGCTGAACGTGAACGACGCGGCTAGTGACTACGGAAATTGGATACCCAGTTACGGCTATCAGCGTAACTACCTTGTCCCATAGAACCGGAGGTGCACACTTAAGTGGCACAAATTAGTACGACCAGGCGGTGCAGTCAGAACAGCGGAGGTTTCTCCTTGATGGAGTTGCTCGTCGCGCTCACGATCCTGGTCATTGCTATTCTGCCGATCGCGTTTTTCTACGGCAAGATGCTTCGCGGCATTGAGGAGGCGAGCATCCGCACCAGGGCGCTTGAGCTTGCACAAGAGAGGATCGCGGAATTAAAGCAGGTTCCCCCGGACCAAATTCGCGCGAACAACACGCCTTCCAAAGGCGACATCATCGCGGGGGGGCTTGACTTGACGATGGCGAATTATTACTACGACCCCGGGCCTCCATTCAGAAGTTTTCAGTACTATTACCCGCTGCCGGTTTTATTCAATCCGTATGATCCCAAAACGCAGGGCTGGGACAATTCGCCCACTGCGAACCATTATGATCCGGCCAGTACGGTATACGAATACGAACCCATCGGTTTTCTTTCGCGCATCCCCGCGACGAGCGATGCGGCGACCAGCGATCCCAGGCGCAACCCTATCGTGGACAATCCGGACCGCGCTCCGGGAGGCTTTGTGGCGCGCGGCGGCGGGCCGGTGGAAATACCTCGCGTCGGAAGCGAGCAGCGCGAAGAGAAATTCGAGATTTACGGGCGCAGAACAGTGATTTTGGAGGTTGTTCCCTATCCGCCGGACGATGATACCGATGCTCTTTTGCCTGACGATCCGCTGGACGGAGGTGCGACGATTTACGATCCCTATCCCGCAACGCGCGGTCCCGCGAACAAGTACCAAGCGCGAAGCAAAGACGGCGGATATGGCTACAAAGGCTGGGTCACGGTTTTCTGGCTTCCGAACAACGCTCCTGAAACATATCTGCAGCTCAAGGATTTGAATTATGTCCAAATCCCGTTTTACATTTCACTTACGAACGCGGAAAGCAATTTGACCGTGGACGACAAACGGGTGAGCCTGTCCAACAGGTTCGTAATCAGCTAGGGCGGTGGAAAGGTGGTGTCTTTGATGAAAAAAACGGGCTTCACACTGGTGGAGCTTCTGGTCGTGATGGTTGTGCTGTTGCTTCTAGTCGGAATCGGCCTGAAAAGCTACACCGGCGCGAAAGCAAGGGCCAAGAACACACAGGTGAAGGCGGGAATTCACGAAGTTCAGGTAGCGCTTGAGTCCTTTGCCGTCGACCACAACAATTTCTTTCCGGGGCTGAACTGGGGAACGGACAGCGGCGGGAACCTGACGGTTGCGCCGGGCGTGCTGGGCGGAGTGGAAACGGACGGAGCGCGCAGTCCATCCGACGGCTCCGATTTTCAAAATTGGCGCGCGACCCCGCCCGAAGGCGGCCCGGTGACCTTGCCGCCCGGCTACAACCCGGATTTTTCGCCCAAGGTCGAGTATCTCGATACTTTGATCACCAATGGATACTTGGAATCGTATCCGGCCAATCCTTTTTTGTCAGTGGGAAGCGGCCGTACGAGCCAGATGAC containing:
- a CDS encoding prepilin-type N-terminal cleavage/methylation domain-containing protein; this translates as MRARKLGFTLIEMLVVMLIVGGLLAIALRGLIGSKAERELAGSVDTFASDLRWARSQAEKTGNMVYVAFLYEFDPNQIEPPFGLTANDEVWGTGEAVAPDNPGVRRVCKGYIIVEARPRFHTGPPDASIRSNAANSIQYTYSQWGTPTADGIQYAKPAGVPYTYRDYLGDLWMATQGYPGTYRAPLEPVYPRDDAATNLLLSNNSLARDDYNINRESVPRIFYPFMLYGDASSGTTYQVSSGYVGDDYNAAIATNDLAFFRSPDVQACKVFDTGNRDEILEYNADYSSEVKTVIDGSNTYQVEDQKFDIGIDHPRMKDQIVDHIVILERRLGEHVFLVNPHKAKFLVKHYGNPSVDGVYEDFQFLQFLIAIDPQGRATLREWGYRPEAFPPSSPQDNADLVHGSVLLRSGIPMVRSVFMVTDECLDLEGATAQIAKNAASNREGNGRVYSYWPLSGKYYIDSYTPNDRQFFIPDNDARLNVNDAASDYGNWIPSYGYQRNYLVP
- a CDS encoding MBL fold metallo-hydrolase, with amino-acid sequence MSIASSSSGNAHALDTGRELLLIDCGISPKKITAGLTAINRRPEEISHILISHCHSDHIGGLFSLLKKYSIHVFGPAPLGPAVKAIGAKFTPLAAGMQQLNGFRLTAFNVSHDMEPTFGFRMEARGKTISYANDLGCWDEGVLEGIEGCDLLVWEANHDEGMLRESSYPEAIKRRIAGPKGHLSNRQSVVGIASLARLPNKLVVGHLSKENNSVTRVEDAFSAAHIDKHLELTVLDPLGGGANVEL